One window of the Manihot esculenta cultivar AM560-2 chromosome 14, M.esculenta_v8, whole genome shotgun sequence genome contains the following:
- the LOC110599977 gene encoding ETHYLENE INSENSITIVE 3-like 3 protein isoform X2, with the protein MGELAEIGADISSDIEVDDLRCDNIAEKDVSDEEIEAEELEKRMWKDRVKLRRIKENQKFAAQQAAEKQKPKQTSDQARRKKMSRAQDGILKYMLKLMEVCKARGFVYGIIPEKGKPVSGSSDNIRAWWKEKVKFDKNGPAAIAKYEAECLAIVEADKNRNGNSQSVLQDLQDATLGSLLSSLMQHCDPPQRKYPLEKGVPPPWWPTGDEEWWVKLGLPQGQSPPYKKPHDLKKMWKVGVLTAVIKHMSPDIAKIRRHVRQSKCLQDKMTAKESAIWLSVLSREESLIQQPSSDNGTSGITEMPQGGRGEKKRPAVSSDSDYDVDAVDDGVGSVSSKDNRRNATTEVEALSIVQNENPDAVQDKEPAEKQPKRKRPRGKSSHADQQSGPHLNKHSFAEDARNTVPDINTADLAAVECQINGIEEENDPYTVLRPSEKGLESGSSLPPSEFNYFPAVPSANVDPMGSMHVDGSSMFFSVLQNTELHHGSAYDMYNPSIDFGPTPDARQSQITMDAPQVRSQDDGGHASALHRDGNEIIGGELHQLDKDRPFGSPPPLHSLSLEFGGIPSPYNFEIEEFLLDDELIQCFGA; encoded by the exons ATGGGTGAATTGGCAGAGATTGGAGCTGATATCAG TTCGGATATTGAAGTCGACGATCTCAGGTGTGACAACATTGCAGAGAAGGATGTTAGTGATGAAGAAATTGAAGCTGAAGAGTTGGAGAAGAGAATGTGGAAGGATCGAGTCAAGCTCAGAAGGATTAAGGAAAATCAAAAGTTTGCAGCCCAACAAGCTGCAGAGAAGCAAAAGCCCAAGCAGACCTCTGATCAGGCACGAAGAAAGAAAATGTCAAGAGCCCAAGATGGAATTCTCAAGTATATGTTGAAACTAATGGAAGTGTGCAAAGCGCGTGGATTTGTGTATGGGATCATTCCTGAGAAGGGTAAGCCGGTCAGTGGTTCATCTGATAATATAAGAGCTTGGTGGAAAGAAAAGGTAAAGTTTGATAAGAATGGGCCAGCAGCCATAGCAAAATATGAAGCAGAGTGTTTAGCCATTGTGGAGGCAGATAAAAATCGAAATGGAAACTCCCAAAGTGTTCTTCAAGACCTGCAAGATGCAACTTTGGGATCTCTTTTGTCTTCTTTAATGCAGCACTGTGATCCCCCTCAAAGGAAGTATCCATTGGAGAAAGGAGTTCCACCGCCTTGGTGGCCAACTGGGGATGAAGAATGGTGGGTAAAATTAGGATTACCACAAGGTCAGAGTCCTCCCTATAAGAAACCCCATGATTTAAAGAAAATGTGGAAAGTTGGGGTCTTAACTGCTGTAATAAAACACATGTCGCCTGATATTGCAAAAATCCGGAGGCATGTCCGCCAATCAAAATGCTTACAGGATAAGATGACAGCAAAGGAGAGTGCAATTTGGTTGAGTGTCTTGAGTCGAGAGGAATCCCTCATTCAACAGCCAAGCAGTGATAATGGCACTTCTGGTATAACTGAAATGCCTCAAGGTGGACGTGGTGAAAAGAAGCGACCTGCTGTTAGTAGCGACAGtgattatgatgttgatgctgTTGATGATGGTGTTGGTTCTGTTTCATCCAAAGATAACAGGAGAAATGCAACAACGGAAGTGGAGGCACTAAGCATTGTTCAAAATGAGAATCCTGATGCTGTCCAAGATAAGGAGCCAGCGGAAAAGCAACCAAAGAGAAAAAGGCCTCGTGGAAAATCTAGCCATGCTGATCAACAGTCTGGACCACATCTTAATAAGCATTCATTTGCTGAGGATGCTAGAAACACTGTGCCTGATATAAACACTGCTGATTTAGCAGCAGTGGAATGTCAGATTAATGGCATTGAAGAGGAAAACGATCCATATACTGTTTTGAGGCCTTCAGAGAAAGGCCTTGAAAGTGGATCCAGTCTTCCGCCATCCGAATTTAACTACTTCCCTGCCGTTCCTTCTGCCAACGTTGATCCTATGGGGAGCATGCATGTGGATGGAAGCTCCATGTTTTTCTCTGTCTTACAAAATACAGAGTTGCATCATGGATCTGCTTATGATATGTATAATCCATCCATTGACTTTGGGCCTACTCCCGATGCACGGCAGTCTCAAATTACAATGGATGCACCTCAGGTCAGATCTCAAGATGATGGAGGCCATGCATCAGCTCTACATAGGGATGGAAATGAGATCATTGGAGGAGAGTTGCATCAGTTAGATAAGGATAGGCCTTTTGGGTCTCCGCCTCCACTACATAGCTTGTCATTAGAATTCGGAGGAATCCCTAGTCCatataattttgaaattgaaGAATTCTTACTTGATGATGAGTTGATCCAATGCTTTGGTGCATAG
- the LOC110599977 gene encoding ETHYLENE INSENSITIVE 3-like 3 protein isoform X1 codes for MLEPCLMFAVSLADSSDIEVDDLRCDNIAEKDVSDEEIEAEELEKRMWKDRVKLRRIKENQKFAAQQAAEKQKPKQTSDQARRKKMSRAQDGILKYMLKLMEVCKARGFVYGIIPEKGKPVSGSSDNIRAWWKEKVKFDKNGPAAIAKYEAECLAIVEADKNRNGNSQSVLQDLQDATLGSLLSSLMQHCDPPQRKYPLEKGVPPPWWPTGDEEWWVKLGLPQGQSPPYKKPHDLKKMWKVGVLTAVIKHMSPDIAKIRRHVRQSKCLQDKMTAKESAIWLSVLSREESLIQQPSSDNGTSGITEMPQGGRGEKKRPAVSSDSDYDVDAVDDGVGSVSSKDNRRNATTEVEALSIVQNENPDAVQDKEPAEKQPKRKRPRGKSSHADQQSGPHLNKHSFAEDARNTVPDINTADLAAVECQINGIEEENDPYTVLRPSEKGLESGSSLPPSEFNYFPAVPSANVDPMGSMHVDGSSMFFSVLQNTELHHGSAYDMYNPSIDFGPTPDARQSQITMDAPQVRSQDDGGHASALHRDGNEIIGGELHQLDKDRPFGSPPPLHSLSLEFGGIPSPYNFEIEEFLLDDELIQCFGA; via the coding sequence ATGTTAGAGCCGTGTCTGATGTTTGCTGTTTCATTGGCTGACAGTTCGGATATTGAAGTCGACGATCTCAGGTGTGACAACATTGCAGAGAAGGATGTTAGTGATGAAGAAATTGAAGCTGAAGAGTTGGAGAAGAGAATGTGGAAGGATCGAGTCAAGCTCAGAAGGATTAAGGAAAATCAAAAGTTTGCAGCCCAACAAGCTGCAGAGAAGCAAAAGCCCAAGCAGACCTCTGATCAGGCACGAAGAAAGAAAATGTCAAGAGCCCAAGATGGAATTCTCAAGTATATGTTGAAACTAATGGAAGTGTGCAAAGCGCGTGGATTTGTGTATGGGATCATTCCTGAGAAGGGTAAGCCGGTCAGTGGTTCATCTGATAATATAAGAGCTTGGTGGAAAGAAAAGGTAAAGTTTGATAAGAATGGGCCAGCAGCCATAGCAAAATATGAAGCAGAGTGTTTAGCCATTGTGGAGGCAGATAAAAATCGAAATGGAAACTCCCAAAGTGTTCTTCAAGACCTGCAAGATGCAACTTTGGGATCTCTTTTGTCTTCTTTAATGCAGCACTGTGATCCCCCTCAAAGGAAGTATCCATTGGAGAAAGGAGTTCCACCGCCTTGGTGGCCAACTGGGGATGAAGAATGGTGGGTAAAATTAGGATTACCACAAGGTCAGAGTCCTCCCTATAAGAAACCCCATGATTTAAAGAAAATGTGGAAAGTTGGGGTCTTAACTGCTGTAATAAAACACATGTCGCCTGATATTGCAAAAATCCGGAGGCATGTCCGCCAATCAAAATGCTTACAGGATAAGATGACAGCAAAGGAGAGTGCAATTTGGTTGAGTGTCTTGAGTCGAGAGGAATCCCTCATTCAACAGCCAAGCAGTGATAATGGCACTTCTGGTATAACTGAAATGCCTCAAGGTGGACGTGGTGAAAAGAAGCGACCTGCTGTTAGTAGCGACAGtgattatgatgttgatgctgTTGATGATGGTGTTGGTTCTGTTTCATCCAAAGATAACAGGAGAAATGCAACAACGGAAGTGGAGGCACTAAGCATTGTTCAAAATGAGAATCCTGATGCTGTCCAAGATAAGGAGCCAGCGGAAAAGCAACCAAAGAGAAAAAGGCCTCGTGGAAAATCTAGCCATGCTGATCAACAGTCTGGACCACATCTTAATAAGCATTCATTTGCTGAGGATGCTAGAAACACTGTGCCTGATATAAACACTGCTGATTTAGCAGCAGTGGAATGTCAGATTAATGGCATTGAAGAGGAAAACGATCCATATACTGTTTTGAGGCCTTCAGAGAAAGGCCTTGAAAGTGGATCCAGTCTTCCGCCATCCGAATTTAACTACTTCCCTGCCGTTCCTTCTGCCAACGTTGATCCTATGGGGAGCATGCATGTGGATGGAAGCTCCATGTTTTTCTCTGTCTTACAAAATACAGAGTTGCATCATGGATCTGCTTATGATATGTATAATCCATCCATTGACTTTGGGCCTACTCCCGATGCACGGCAGTCTCAAATTACAATGGATGCACCTCAGGTCAGATCTCAAGATGATGGAGGCCATGCATCAGCTCTACATAGGGATGGAAATGAGATCATTGGAGGAGAGTTGCATCAGTTAGATAAGGATAGGCCTTTTGGGTCTCCGCCTCCACTACATAGCTTGTCATTAGAATTCGGAGGAATCCCTAGTCCatataattttgaaattgaaGAATTCTTACTTGATGATGAGTTGATCCAATGCTTTGGTGCATAG
- the LOC110630769 gene encoding lysine-specific demethylase JMJ30 isoform X1 yields the protein MSTAAHAVALPDQLSTPILDSESHYLLLSISSHGGYAYVSMATLAASGDFRAAEAAREMAWEQLHSGPWHSVLPVWRDAYSMACLYVAKFHYRNGEFKDALRVLDMGFIMGGMLLRKDLVSAIQIISAKARENDVQTHGFEKSEHKLVREAEFQKSEVFRFLPAKSLSSKIVVKRSALSLETFLREHFLCGCPVILSDYMTHWPARTKWNDMDYLIKVAGDRTVPVEVGKNYLCRDWKQELITFSQFLERIQSNSSSDVPTYLAQHPLFDQINELRNDICIPDYCFVGGGELRSVNAWFGPAGTVTPLHRDPHHNILAQVVGKKYIRLYPASLSGELHPYSETMLCNSSQVDLDNIDEREFSNACDLEFMDCILEEGEMMYIPPKWWHYVRSLTTSFSVSFWWSEQGS from the exons ATGTCCACTGCTGCTCATGCCGTTGCCTTGCCGGATCAGCTCTCCACTCCTATTCTAGACTCTGAATCGCACTATCTCCTTCTATCCATTTCCTCTCACGGAGGCTACGCTTACGTCAGCATGGCCACCCTCGCTGCCTCCGGTGACTTTCGAGCGGCCGAGGCTGCTCGTGAGATGGCTTGGGAGCAGCTTCATTCTGGTCCATGGCATTCTGTTCTCCCCGTCTGGCGGGATGCCTACTCAATGGCCTGTCTCTACGTGGCCAAGTTCCATTATCGAAACGGTGAGTTCAAGGATGCACTAAGGGTTTTGGATATGGGGTTCATCATGGGAGGAATGTTGTTGAGGAAGGATTTGGTTTCAGCTATTCAAATCATATCAGCAAAAGCTAGAGAAAACGATGTTCAAACCCATGGTTTTGAGAAATCGGAGCACAAATTGGTGCGGGAAGCTGAGTTTCAGAAGTCGGAG GTGTTTCGTTTTTTACCTGCCAAGTCTTTATCTAGCAAGATTGTGGTGAAGAGATCTGCTCTATCCTTGGAGACTTTCCTACGTGAACATTTCTTATGTGGTTGCCCTGTTATACTTAGTGACTATATGACTCATTGGCCTGCCAGGACAAAATGGAATGACATGGATTACCTCATAAAGGTTGCCGGTGACCGCACCGTTCCAGTTGAG GTCGGAAAAAACTATTTATGCCGAGATTGGAAACAAGAACTTATAACATTTTCCCAGTTTCTTGAGAGGATTCAGTCCAATAGTTCTTCTGATGTACCCACTTATCTTGCTCAGCATCCACTGTTTGATCAG ATAAATGAGTTGAGGAATGACATTTGCATTCCTGACTACTGTTTTGTTGGTGGTGGGGAGCTTAGGTCTGTTAATGCTTGGTTTGGTCCAGCTGGCACAGTTACACCATTGCACCGTGATCCACACCATAATATACTTGCACAG GTTGTTGGCAAAAAGTATATTAGGCTATACCCTGCTTCACTGTCTGGAGAACTTCATCCATATTCTGAAACAATGCTTTGCAATTCCAGCCAG GTGGATCTGGACAACATAGATGAGAGAGAATTTTCAAATGCGTGTGACTTGGAATTCATGGACTGCATCTTAGAGGAAGGTGAAATGATGTACATCCCACCAAAATGGTGGCATTATGTCCGATCTCTGACTACTAGTTTCTCAGTTAGCTTTTGGTGGAGCGAGCAGGGAAGTTGA
- the LOC110630769 gene encoding lysine-specific demethylase JMJ30 isoform X2, which yields MSTAAHAVALPDQLSTPILDSESHYLLLSISSHGGYAYVSMATLAASGDFRAAEAAREMAWEQLHSGPWHSVLPVWRDAYSMACLYVAKFHYRNGEFKDALRVLDMGFIMGGMLLRKDLVSAIQIISAKARENDVQTHGFEKSEHKLVREAEFQKSEVFRFLPAKSLSSKIVVKRSALSLETFLREHFLCGCPVILSDYMTHWPARTKWNDMDYLIKVAGDRTVPVEVGKNYLCRDWKQELITFSQFLERIQSNSSSDVPTYLAQHPLFDQVVGKKYIRLYPASLSGELHPYSETMLCNSSQVDLDNIDEREFSNACDLEFMDCILEEGEMMYIPPKWWHYVRSLTTSFSVSFWWSEQGS from the exons ATGTCCACTGCTGCTCATGCCGTTGCCTTGCCGGATCAGCTCTCCACTCCTATTCTAGACTCTGAATCGCACTATCTCCTTCTATCCATTTCCTCTCACGGAGGCTACGCTTACGTCAGCATGGCCACCCTCGCTGCCTCCGGTGACTTTCGAGCGGCCGAGGCTGCTCGTGAGATGGCTTGGGAGCAGCTTCATTCTGGTCCATGGCATTCTGTTCTCCCCGTCTGGCGGGATGCCTACTCAATGGCCTGTCTCTACGTGGCCAAGTTCCATTATCGAAACGGTGAGTTCAAGGATGCACTAAGGGTTTTGGATATGGGGTTCATCATGGGAGGAATGTTGTTGAGGAAGGATTTGGTTTCAGCTATTCAAATCATATCAGCAAAAGCTAGAGAAAACGATGTTCAAACCCATGGTTTTGAGAAATCGGAGCACAAATTGGTGCGGGAAGCTGAGTTTCAGAAGTCGGAG GTGTTTCGTTTTTTACCTGCCAAGTCTTTATCTAGCAAGATTGTGGTGAAGAGATCTGCTCTATCCTTGGAGACTTTCCTACGTGAACATTTCTTATGTGGTTGCCCTGTTATACTTAGTGACTATATGACTCATTGGCCTGCCAGGACAAAATGGAATGACATGGATTACCTCATAAAGGTTGCCGGTGACCGCACCGTTCCAGTTGAG GTCGGAAAAAACTATTTATGCCGAGATTGGAAACAAGAACTTATAACATTTTCCCAGTTTCTTGAGAGGATTCAGTCCAATAGTTCTTCTGATGTACCCACTTATCTTGCTCAGCATCCACTGTTTGATCAG GTTGTTGGCAAAAAGTATATTAGGCTATACCCTGCTTCACTGTCTGGAGAACTTCATCCATATTCTGAAACAATGCTTTGCAATTCCAGCCAG GTGGATCTGGACAACATAGATGAGAGAGAATTTTCAAATGCGTGTGACTTGGAATTCATGGACTGCATCTTAGAGGAAGGTGAAATGATGTACATCCCACCAAAATGGTGGCATTATGTCCGATCTCTGACTACTAGTTTCTCAGTTAGCTTTTGGTGGAGCGAGCAGGGAAGTTGA
- the LOC110630897 gene encoding IRK-interacting protein, which yields MAAAQIFQSLENNTNNEVSRQEIQAAIAKAVELRALHAALMHGNSPANLKFPSSSPFSRPLSQFSAQDYPVFTPTYEEEPLPGHQALPKSTTLSESWDEYGLEGGNGYETVLSDYKKENSSSKKGISSGLASLESHSCPAEDQKSLTGSSANNITVLHTSPGTEFYKSSRRNSLADFKPVPSCNRCKLATITSESENVTRNSRNPNVVVPWADSLSPAQPQPRNRGMISWLFPKLKKKQRSENSPNRTESEDVSQIFKDLGVLSIETLKKELTEANESRDAALMEVAEVKSSLGELKQKLEYLESYCGELKRALRQATLAKGSQVIEKLGNFPKRGKLNDGNGENSMPVSEEVMVEGFLQIVSETRLSVKQFCKTLVGQIEETDNTLMDNLNLLLQPYKLSLNSRHSKAVLYHLEAIINQSLYQDFENSVFQKNGSPKHLDPQQDRQAQFASFVALRNLSWSEVLRKGTKYYSEEFSKFCDQKMSCIITTMNWTRPWPEQLLQAFFVTAKCIWLLHLLAFSFSPPLGILRVEENRSFDLYYMEDMFADRQKSNGPSRVKIMVMPGFYVQDRVLRCKVICRYRSVA from the exons ATGGCTGCtgctcaaatctttcaaagccTTGAGAACAACACCAACAATGAAGTTAGCAGACAAGAGATACAGGCTGCCATTGCCAAAGCAGTCGAGCTTAGAGCTCTCCATGCTGCTCTGATGCACGGAAACAGCCCTGCCAATCTCAAATTCCCATCTTCTTCCCCTTTTTCACGCCCTCTTTCTCAGTTCTCTGCTCAAGATTACCCTGTTTTTACTCCA ACTTATGAAGAAGAACCATTGCCAGGGCATCAGGCTCTGCCAAAATCAACAACATTatcagaaagttgggatgaaTATGGGCTAGAAGGAGGGAATGGCTATGAAACTGTTTTATCAGATTATAAGAAGGAGAATTCATCTTCAAAGAAAGGAATTTCTTCTGGTTTGGCCAGTTTGGAATCTCACAGTTGTCCTGCTGAAGATCAAAAATCTCTCACAGGTTCTTCTGCTAACAATATTACTGTGCTTCACACATCACCCGGAACAGAATTCTACAAGTCCAGTAGGAGAAATAGCTTGGCAGACTTCAAACCTGTACCTTCCTGCAATAGGTGCAAGCTAGCTACTATTACCTCTGAGTCCGAAAATGTAACCAGGAACAGCAGGAATCCTAACGTTGTTGTTCCATGGGCAGATTCTCTTTCACCGGCACAACCACAACCGAGAAATCGTGGAATGATTTCATGGTTATTTCCAAAGTTAAAGAAGAAGCAAAGGAGTGAGAACTCACCCAACCGGACAGAATCTGAGGACGTTTCTCAAATTTTCAAGGACCTGGGGGTACTGTCAATTGAAACATTGAAGAAAGAGTTGACAGAAGCAAATGAGTCTCGAGATGCAGCCTTAATGGAGGTAGCTGAGGTGAAATCTTCGCTAGGGGAACTAAAGCAGAAGCTCGAGTACTTGGAGAGTTACTGTGGAGAGTTAAAGAGGGCTTTACGCCAAGCTACATTAGCAAAAGGTTCACAAGTAATTGAAAAGCTGGGAAACTTCCCCAAGAGAGGGAAACTCAATGATGGAAATGGAGAAAACTCGATGCCTGTAAGCGAAGAGGTAATGGTGGAAGGCTTTTTGCAGATTGTATCAGAAACAAGATTGTCAGTGAAGCAATTCTGCAAGACTCTAGTAGGGCAGATAGAGGAAACAGATAATACTCTTATGGACAACTTGAACTTGCTTCTCCAGCCATACAAATTGTCTCTGAATTCAAGGCACTCCAAGGCAGTACTGTACCATTTGGAAGCCATCATTAACCAATCTCTCTACCAAGATTTTGAGAATTCTGTATTCCAAAAGAATGGTTCACCGAAGCATTTAGATCCTCAACAAGATCGCCAGGCACAATTTGCATCGTTTGTTGCACTGAGGAACCTAAGCTGGAGTGAAGTTTTAAGGAAGGGAACTAAGTATTACAGTGAAGAGTTCAGCAAATTTTGTGATCAGAAGATGAGTTGCATTATTACAACAATGAATTGGACAAGACCATGGCCTGAACAGCTTCTTCAAGCTTTCTTTGTAACTGCTAAATGCATATGGTTGCTTCATTTGCTTGCTTTTTCATTCAGTCCACCACTGGGAATCTTAAGGGTTGAAGAGAATAGGAGCTTCGATCTATATTACATGGAGGATATGTTTGCGGATAGACAAAAATCAAATGGTCCAAGCAGGGTTAAGATAATGGTGATGCCAGGGTTTTATGTTCAGGACAGGGTTTTAAGGTGTAAGGTTATTTGTCGGTACAGGTCCGTAGCTTAA
- the LOC110631118 gene encoding histone H3.2, translating to MARTKQTARKSTGGKAPRKQLATKAARKSAPATGGVKKPHRFRPGTVALREIRKYQKSTELLIRKLPFQRLVREIAQDFKTDLRFQSSAVAALQEAAEAYLVGLFEDTNLCAIHAKRVTIMPKDIQLARRIRGERA from the coding sequence ATGGCTCGCACCAAGCAAACTGCAAGGAAATCAACAGGAGGGAAAGCTCCACGTAAGCAGCTGGCAACCAAGGCCGCTCGGAAATCAGCTCCGGCGACTGGAGGAGTTAAGAAACCTCACCGTTTCAGGCCAGGAACCGTGGCATTGAGAGAAATCAGGAAGTATCAAAAGAGCACTGAGCTATTGATTCGCAAGCTTCCATTCCAGAGGCTGGTGAGAGAAATTGCTCAAGATTTCAAAACAGACCTTAGATTCCAAAGCAGCGCTGTTGCGGCTCTTCAAGAAGCTGCGGAGGCGTATTTGGTGGGGCTTTTTGAGGACACCAATCTCTGTGCTATCCATGCCAAGAGAGTAACTATTATGCCGAAAGATATCCAGCTGGCTCGTAGGATTAGGGGAGAGAGGGCTTAA